AGtgccagtgtcagttcctgttttttctgtATGTTTTTggttcgcagaaaatccatacctacagaagtccaaacacgatgaaactttacgaggattttttctagaatatatgCACCACTAGAAGCTTTGGGAGGGAGCTAGAAGTAGGCTGTGGgccccacaagcctagggggcgccAGGCATGCTTGTGGGAGCCCCACAAATCTGTTTGACCTAACTCCAAGCCTATAAATTATGTGATTTCCTGAAACCCTTAGAGCGAGACCCGAGACAATTTTATCGCCGCCGCATGCCTCTGTTCCAAAGCGATCCCATTTGGAGCCACATGTTCTGCCACTACCGGAGGAGGAaatcattggggaggccatcttcatcaacttTGCTGCTTCCATGATGATATATGAGTAGTTCCTtcaggacctatgggtccatagtagtagctagatagctgagtacggtgttttggtgcccaggctcatctgcacccagttagaaaaaaattcataaaaaattctaaacaaattcaaaaaattccaaataaaatttgtaaggtagacaatttgatgcgtgaggcctGCTCCAAATTTTAAGTCATTTGGACATATGAGTAGCTCTCagaaaaaaagacaaatcgggccaAAACAGaacatgaacagtaaacatttttacagacccccaatttgtcttttttgctgagagctgctcatatgtccaaatgacttgaaatttggagcgggcctcacgcatcaaattgtctaccacacaaattttattttgaatttttctagtatttgttttgatttttttcgtcggCGCGGGTGCAGAAATGGATTTTCGCTagatagctctctctctctctctctctctctctctctctcttgatcttcaatacaatgatcttcTCTAAGATCCACCCAATGtaatcttttgtggtgtgtttgttgggatccgatgaattatggttttataatcaaattattcattgAATTTATATGAGTCTTTTGAGATTTATTTGTTGCGTaattttatagctttgtatttctctccgatctatttgTCTAGTTTGGCCAagttagattgatttatcttcagcgggagaggtgctttgtggtaCATTCAATTTTGCCCTGTGACAGGAGGGGtaaaggcacgtattttattgttgctactaaggataaaatgattgCCTTTGATCATATTGATTGGTCTTGTTTTGTCtatattatgtcatcttgcttaaagcgttactttgtttgtcatgaacttaatactatgAGATGCACGTTGGATAGCGGTCTTGGGGTGGATTACTAGTAATAGATGCAGTTGGATTaacagtctacttgtcacgggcatAATGCCTATGTAATGATTATGACATGGATGATCATCattactatgctcaattctatcaatttctcaacagtaatttgtttacccatcgttgttatgcttttgagagagatgccactagtgaacctatggacctcgggtctattctccatcaatAAGAATCCTGCAATTACCTTGTTGGCTCTCTTAtattttccttttactttttattGCTTTGCCTATCACTATTAGATTTAATCTTGCAACTGGCAAGAACAAGGGGAGTGACGACCCTCTTGCCTTTGTTGGGTGCAAGCAATTGTTGTGTCTGTGTGCAGGTACTGTTCATGTTGCTGGTGTGGTGccttctactggttcgataaaccttggttcttaactgaggaaaatactatcTGCTATTATActacttcacccttcctcttcggggaaattgAACAACTCCATCGCGAGTAGCACAGACATAACGTTTGATCGTGGGGATGCTAGAACACGAGAATGAGAAAAAAGAACAAAACCGATAACAAGAATGGTGTAGTGAGCATGTGTTGATCTCAAGGGTTTATCGATATAACTCACGTCGGGCTTTGAAACGTATCATGAACAGAAGTAATGACATATGACCtacggttcactcgaatatcaCTCGTGTAAATATAgggtcaatatggatgtccacgatTTCACTATTAATTATTGAGCGAAAGGTGCTTCTTCCATATCTATATTTTACCGAACCTGCAGCGTCACACGCTTAAGGGATTACGGTTTGTTGAGTTCTATAGGAATTAGGAATATGAGAAAATATTACCGAAAAAGTTTCgagaataaaagaaataatttcGGGATAAACCGAAAGCGTTTAGGGGTTACATTAAGAGTTTCGAAGAGTAAGGGTAATGCTATGTAGGCAAGAAATGTTTCCGGAGACCTAATATAATTACCGGGAGCCTCCTAGGATTTATTTAGGGGCTATGGGCTAttccctccgtttcagtttacaagtcctgtgCGTATagctaggttgccaattttatcactcTAATATAAACTATACATAAAAATTATACCGTTTAAAAATataacatctgaagtttatattgatatattttttgtaatatatgacttgtattaggttggtcaaattgacgatttagagatacgcgcacgccctgtaaactgagagagaggaagTAATAGAAATTGCTAAAGGCCTCATAGGGGAGAGTTAATGGCCCTATTATTGAGTTATTTATATCGGCTTTCTTTCCTAAGAGGAAAAGAGGGATATGCGAGTTCGACTCACGCTGTCCATGCAGGGCAGTCCGTTTTCAGCTTGGTACTGTTGATGGCACTACCGCTCAACTACGATATGCTTGGGAGGGGGTATTTCGGGGATGTGCTCCCCTGAAAACCGATGAAGCGCTAAGAGTAAAAAAGGTGAGACTATTGAAGGCAATTATCAGCGACTGTTTCCCTCCAAAACACGGTACTTCCATCGATAGAAAAATATACTTCCGTTCATGGAAGCAAGAAGTATTTCTTTTTCTTTGCCATGGAAACAGTATCGTGATGCATAACACAATCTTATTTCATCAAAGCAAACATCATTAATCATGGAAGCTAATTCACCAACTGATGGAAACATAAATTACTACTACCTCCAGACGTTGGCGCAGTTTTCTACTTTTATTACTCTCCTTAAGTTGAAGTGGAAAACGTTGAAGTGGTGTTTAgttctagtcctaggactttttctagtttTTAGGATTTTTTTAAAAAGACTCTTAAGAAGGTACTTCTAAAGACTTTTAGCAGAATGTCTCAAAAAAAGTCCCTGAAACCAAACACCCCTTTTTTTTTGATTTCGTATTTTTCATGTACTTCTATTCTCTATTATCTAGATCACCACTTAAATAAAGCCTCATAACTCAACAGCATCATTTCAAATATGAAATTGCTTACCACACATACCAACACCCCCTTAGTTTCCTAAATATCAGCAGTTATTAGCAAATCCCACGTAATCAGCTTCATCGGTTTTTATAATTTTGAAAACTTCGGACGGAAGGTGCGCTGTGAGCAGGGGGCGCCCTGCTCATCCAGCGGCCATATGCTGCTAGTCTGATAGGAAGACACTCTTTTGTTGGTCCAGGCGACAGTTAACTGCATACCTATCAAAAGATTTGGTGAACGAAACCAGGAGCTCACATTGAATAAAAGAAAAGGTAATATCGTACAAGGGCCTTCGTTGTAACCATATTGTACAAAAGAAGTCAATTATTCCTGACAAACCTATCTTCCAGTCAACGGAAACACAACATGACAACAACTTTCATGTACCGAATACCAACAAATAAGTAGAAAAACAACGCTTCTGTTCCCGTTAGCAAACACTACTAGCATTTTCACGTCCCAGTACTTAATCAACTCCGTTAGTACAATTAAAGCATCACATCTCACCGAAGCAAGGGATGTCCTTCGGAAAAATTAACAATCACACGCTAAGGCCCAAAAGCCCTGGGAACAAAAAAAACATTACAACCTACTGGTGACCCAGACCGACGACCGCCTCGCCACTGCCAGAAACATTCAACCTGCTAGCCTCTGAACATGTTAGCCATGAGGGGAATGAGATCACACAAGCTGCCTGTACAGGCAGTAAACTAGAATGCTGAAACATTTCATTTGCCTACCTGTTGTGAATGACTCGACATTCCTAAATCTCAACAATCATGGGGGCAAGGGAAGATCATTCTTCTCGGTAGGAATTAGGAGCTGGAGCCGGGGCTGGGGCAGGGGCAGGATTCCGCTTGACAAAGTGACCACCAGGCGGGCGGTGGCCCCTGTTGTGGCCGCGCTCCCTGTACACCGGTCCTGGAGCTGGAGGCCCTGCACTTTGTCCATCGGCACTTGGGTTCTGCTGGAAGTCTGAGGGTTTGTTGGAGCCAACTGGCTGGTATTCAAGATGAGTGCTACCCTTCCGCCTTTCTGCATTTGCGCCATGGCTTGGCTGCCCAGCATCATAACCCCTTCCCCTGTGCGCACTGCTTCCCCTGTGATACCTCCCGTTGTGCTGTCCCTGGCGACGGGTTGCATGATTAAGCTGCTGCTGTTCTGCATTTTCATGACTCTCACCCTTCTGGTTCTCATCAACATTTGTCATGTCACCTTTACCTTGATTACTATTACGATTGCTGCTGTCTTGCAGAGTAGCACTGTCCACCTGACCTTCAGTGGTATTATTGCCCTGTGAGTTATTCTGGGAATGTGAAGATTTTGGTTTCCAGTGTGCTCTAGAGTGTGCTGCGCTGCTCTTCACCTCAGGTTTTGACATGTTTCTATGTTCAGAAGAGTTTGCATCCATTCCACGTGTTGACATGTGATTCACATCTTTCCTGCCATCTCTGTTCTCATTTGAGTAGTTACTTGCCTCGTTTTTTGGGCCCTTAACATGCTGCCTCCTTTGCCTGTTAGCTGCCGCATGTTCTTTTGCGGCGCTGGCAGGTAACtcaactgcttcagctggagccAAACTATTCCCGGCAGCATAATCTGCTTGCTTGTCAGGTTCAAGCTGCGGATGCTTGTCAGAAGGCCTCTGAACTTCGTGTGATTCTTGATAGCTGTCTGCTCGCTCAGAAGGTATTGGTACCACCGAAGATGAGTCATCTGTATTCCTTCTGCGCCAAGAAGAATGAGACTTCCCATGCCCTTTACTAGTTTTTCTGTCCTCCCATTTCTTGGGCTCTTTAGCAGCGGTTAACTTCTCATTATCATTACTCTTGTTCTCCACAGAGGATTTTTCTACAGGTAAATTTTGTTCCAAATTCTGCTGTTGAAGCTCTTTGGACAGTGGCTTAGGCACATATCTTTCCATTTCAGCTCTCTTAGTTCGTGTGACATTCTCCCCATCGGTGGTGCCCTTTCCAATTGGCTTAGGCCTGGctgctactgctacgttagcttcCTCAGATGGTTCATTCCACCCTGATGGCTTAACTGGTGCCCAGACAACACTCTCATTCCCATGTGGCTTCTCGACAGGTCGGATAGCATGTTGAATCTTTTTTGATCCTTTTGCTTGCTGAGGTTTTGGGCGGCTATTTGCAGTGCTCTGAGCTTCCTCTGGTAATTTCAGGCGCTCCTGGTTAAAAGATCCAAATGAAATACCACCCACGGTTATACTTCCAACAGTAAGCACGGTGTTTTCAGCAGGAAGTATAGAACTACTAATGATAACGCCAGCGGTTTTTATTTTTGGCTCACTGGAGATGCCTGGTGTATTCTGCTGACCAAGAACCATGGGTGGATATTTAGAAGTAGCAGGAGCATCATCAACTTTTTTCTTATTTCTCGAGTTCCTGGCACTCTTCTTGCTGTGGGCTGGGGGATCATCATGTGATGTAACAACAGCAGTTGATGTGTCCAAAGAAACCTCAACAGCTTTCTTAACATTTTCTGTGTTTACTGCCACACTTGACTTCTCACCAAGAATTTTATCCTCTGAAACAGCATGCCTTTTTCTGTTGCCCTGCCTAGGCTTTGGAACACTGACATCATGTGACAGTGATATACTTTTATGTGCTATATGCTCCGTCATGTTGCTCTGTGTGTTCATGCCTGAGGTTGAAGTGTTATGACCAGAAGGATCTTTACCTGTTCCCTCAGTATGTAGTAGAGTGGACATGGGCTGTGCAGGAACTGCAGTATCCTTGGGTTCATTCGGTGGCTGAAGAATACTAACATTATCCAATACAGTAACATCATGTGATTCAGCAGTTGAAGACGCAGGTTCAGTAGTCCCATCAACTCCAGCCTTTTGCTTATTACGCACGTCGTCATTTTCTGGTGGTGGATCACTGGAATCCTTCTGATGTACTGATGAACGTTTGTTCAGCTCCTCCAATTTTGCAAGAGCTTTTGCCTTTTGTCGCTTTGTCCGCTCTTCTTCCTCAGCTTGCAATTGTTTGGCACGCTGTACAGCCAACTCCCTCATTTTTACACGCTGAATAGGAAATGCAACAATCAAATACTAGTTAGTAGGCAACAAGGTTATTAGAAGAATTGCACAGGTTATTAAGAAAGTAACTCAATGTAGTATAACTTCTTAATCTGCAGTGATATATGTATTGTAAACAGAGTATGTCTATTTaacactccctccgtcctaaaaataagtgtctcaagcttagtataactctgtactaaagttagtacaaaattgaaacacttattttgggacagagggagtaataataAGACTGGTAAGCAGGCAGTAATGGCACAAAACCAAATGTGGCATTAAAGAATGCAAGGGTATAAAAAGATGGGAGCCTACAAGAACAAGTCATGTGACATGCACAGCAGCATATGGTACAACATTTTGTGTTGTTTTATACTTCCTCTGTAaccaaatataagacgttttaggtcaTTAGTACCATTTATTGAGATTCAAAATTTTAGATAAAACCTAACCTTGCATCAATAATGAAAATACACACAAATATGTTATGTGGTAACAAACAGCACCAATCCTTACTTAACAAAAGCTATTTAACGACAACATTTGTTAATAGAAATGGAAGTCCAAACAATACCTCATATACAAATATACAAGATACGGCAATATATTATGGACTAAAAATGCCAACAGCAAACCACAGGCTGTTAGAAATGCACTTGATGAATATAAATTGACTAGTGCAGGGTATCAATGGCATGTTTGGTTGACCACCACAAATTGGTTGCAACCTTGCAGGCTTTCAAAAAGCATGAGTCCGTGACACATGTGCTGCAGAACCCAAGGCTAACAAATTGTGCCAATGAACCAAAATATCTACCAGTCACATTTGCACAACTAAAGTTTTGTGAAGTGCAGTAATGAACTATACACACCCTAATACTTTTAATGGATATTACTGGTGAGAGCTGAGAAAGTAGCTCCATCCTAAAAACAAGTTGTTGTGAGGCACGTCGAGTCAAACTTTTGAAACAATATACATCTATAAATGTAGGCATATAGTTTGGCTACATGAAAATAATTTCATTGGATTTTCTTGCAGAAATATTTTCCAAACATACATAGTTAATTAATTCGGTTTTCTActatatcaaaaaattcataatcaAACTCTTCCACTGTAAAAAGTATTGTCAGAAGAAATCTGCAAACATACCTGAGATTCATAATCAGGTGAAGCTGGCATATCATCAGGTGGCAGCTGCGAAACATGCTCCAGAGGCTGGTCATGCTGACTATTCCTCACTTGAACTACTGGCAAAGATTCAGTTGCATAATTTTCTCCCCGCCCATGTCCTGTAGTATTGTTGGGTGGCATGTCTTTAGCAGGACCATGGTGGCTATTTCTTGAAGAATCAGCCCGCCTATGTGTGCGATCATGAGTTGATACACCCAGCTTTCCAGACTTGCTGGCTTCAGCAAAATGTGAGTGTAGCGGTCCAACAACCCCGCCATCATTAGGTCCCTTCTGCAGTTTCTGTACCACAGGAGAACGAGGAGAAACACATGCTGCCTGGCCATAAGCAGAAGCAAAAGCAGTGATGGCAGGAGTAGATGGAACATCTTTTATCACCCGATCTGCTTTTGAATCAGCATTTTTTAGCTGCTTCTCTTTGATTTCCTTGTTTGAAAATGCTTCTGCAACATTACGTGCATCAACATTTCTAGCTTTGTTGTTCAAACTCCCTATTTTCTCTATCAAAGCTGCATTCTTCTTAATGATAGGTTGCTGATCAAGCGGAAGATTATCCTCCTTTAACTTTTTCAGGTGGGCGCCATCATCAGTTTCCCTGGGATGGGAATGTGCATTTTCCAAAACAGACGAATGGCTTGTACGATTAGGACCTCTGTTATCATGCACTGACTTCATAAGCACCATGTTCCTTTCACTAGGGGTATTCCTTGTATCTGCCTTTGTGTTTACATCGTTTCGATTTCCATCTGGATGTGGAAGAAGTGGTGGTGCAGGCTGACTCTTCCTTTCAACTTCACCAGGACCCACTAAACGATCAGGGTTATCATGCAAAATCCTAGTTTGTCCTCGACAAATCAACTGTACTCTATCAGATTCGGAGAGCTCCTTGGGACTTGCTTCGTGTTTGACTGCTCTGCTCGGAGAATGTCCAGGCTGGAATTTCTCATTCTGATTGGGAAATTGATTCAATATTCCTGGTTGATGAGGGCCTCCAATGAATGGTGAATCTCTTACATTGGCATTATTAAAATTTGGCCGTTGAGGAGCATAATATCCATCATAAGGGATTGGGCCCTGGTAAACTGGCCTGGCTGGAATAACAGGTTGATTCATAACATACGAAGTAGGAGTCATAGAATGATATGCATCGGCATTTTTCGAGTGATATCCACCATGCCCTGAGCCCTGCCTTGCAGCTGCTTCTGAGTTGGGTGGGAACTGACCATAATAAGGGAATGGTTCCACAGGGAAATTGCTAGAGGGACCAACTGGTCTGTATGGGCCACCTGGTCCTCTATGCCACATTCCCTCAGGTGGGTGGCCAGGAGGTGCACGCCATGAATCAAACTGCGGAGGGGGCATACAATAGTTAGGAGGGTATGGCTGTGGCTGCTGAGCTCCATTTGGAGGACCTGTGGCAGGAAAGGGAGCACTTCCATCATGTGCCTGCTGATCTGTCTTCATGATATCTGCTGGTTGATTATTAGGTGGTCGAACTACTTCGCCAGATCCTAAAACACAGAAACGGTATCCCATTAAGTGGTCAGACCATAATAAATATATACATGCAACAGCAAGACGGTAAGGACATTAGCAAGTATAAAACGGTGAAATTAAATACCAGCAGATAGGCTCTTCCCCGTATCATTTTGGGTTCCATCTTTGCCAGAACTAGAAGTTGGGCGCCCTTTTGAACTATGACCTAGAATAAAAGGCTGAACTGTTAAGGAGAAATTATCTCGTATATCAACTGAACATACGTCATTTGAATTTGAAATCAGATCAGTCCGAAAAAAGAACTGAGATTTGCAGAAATAGATCTAGCAGATATGGCATATATCAGCATACCATATGATCAATACAATCAAGAATTCCAAATATTCAGTAAGAAGTCATGGGCATataaacaaaaaatatatataatacatTTTGCATGCAGATTACCTCGTTGACTGTTTGATTCAGAGATTTTCTCAGAACCAAGTGTTGGGAAATCACCGGTACTTAGAGTAAACGCATGCCCATGTGAAGATCCCTACATAGGTAAGAACAAACATATTAAGTAGGCTCCGATTGCTGACGCCCAAGCCATATAAAGTAAGTATTGTGAATTACCGATCTGTCAACAGTCCTTATCGATACATTCATATTATCTGAGGGGTTATCTGCAAACCGAGAAAGCTGTGAGCTTCCTGGTCTTGTCTCTGCACTTCGAGGACGATTTGTGACCACTGGTACATTTTGTGATGGTAATGTGCCAGATGCTGAGGACGGTCGAGAATTTGGACCCCAAGCATTAGGAGAGTCAAGAGATTCACTTCCAGCTGTTGAGGGCCTTGAACCTC
This window of the Triticum aestivum cultivar Chinese Spring chromosome 5D, IWGSC CS RefSeq v2.1, whole genome shotgun sequence genome carries:
- the LOC123119725 gene encoding protein MODIFIER OF SNC1 1 isoform X2 codes for the protein MRQNRSARAFFGPFSPSYLWAAPTRKSGMTVLGKIPKPINLPSQRLENQGLDPNVEIVPKGTLTWGSKPGPTTPNAWNSSSLLSPKKDGNSGAPSQFNGRPSSGGGSRPSTAGSESLDSPNAWGPNSRPSSASGTLPSQNVPVVTNRPRSAETRPGSSQLSRFADNPSDNMNVSIRTVDRSGSSHGHAFTLSTGDFPTLGSEKISESNSQRGHSSKGRPTSSSGKDGTQNDTGKSLSAGSGEVVRPPNNQPADIMKTDQQAHDGSAPFPATGPPNGAQQPQPYPPNYCMPPPQFDSWRAPPGHPPEGMWHRGPGGPYRPVGPSSNFPVEPFPYYGQFPPNSEAAARQGSGHGGYHSKNADAYHSMTPTSYVMNQPVIPARPVYQGPIPYDGYYAPQRPNFNNANVRDSPFIGGPHQPGILNQFPNQNEKFQPGHSPSRAVKHEASPKELSESDRVQLICRGQTRILHDNPDRLVGPGEVERKSQPAPPLLPHPDGNRNDVNTKADTRNTPSERNMVLMKSVHDNRGPNRTSHSSVLENAHSHPRETDDGAHLKKLKEDNLPLDQQPIIKKNAALIEKIGSLNNKARNVDARNVAEAFSNKEIKEKQLKNADSKADRVIKDVPSTPAITAFASAYGQAACVSPRSPVVQKLQKGPNDGGVVGPLHSHFAEASKSGKLGVSTHDRTHRRADSSRNSHHGPAKDMPPNNTTGHGRGENYATESLPVVQVRNSQHDQPLEHVSQLPPDDMPASPDYESQRVKMRELAVQRAKQLQAEEEERTKRQKAKALAKLEELNKRSSVHQKDSSDPPPENDDVRNKQKAGVDGTTEPASSTAESHDVTVLDNVSILQPPNEPKDTAVPAQPMSTLLHTEGTGKDPSGHNTSTSGMNTQSNMTEHIAHKSISLSHDVSVPKPRQGNRKRHAVSEDKILGEKSSVAVNTENVKKAVEVSLDTSTAVVTSHDDPPAHSKKSARNSRNKKKVDDAPATSKYPPMVLGQQNTPGISSEPKIKTAGVIISSSILPAENTVLTVGSITVGGISFGSFNQERLKLPEEAQSTANSRPKPQQAKGSKKIQHAIRPVEKPHGNESVVWAPVKPSGWNEPSEEANVAVAARPKPIGKGTTDGENVTRTKRAEMERYVPKPLSKELQQQNLEQNLPVEKSSVENKSNDNEKLTAAKEPKKWEDRKTSKGHGKSHSSWRRRNTDDSSSVVPIPSERADSYQESHEVQRPSDKHPQLEPDKQADYAAGNSLAPAEAVELPASAAKEHAAANRQRRQHVKGPKNEASNYSNENRDGRKDVNHMSTRGMDANSSEHRNMSKPEVKSSAAHSRAHWKPKSSHSQNNSQGNNTTEGQVDSATLQDSSNRNSNQGKGDMTNVDENQKGESHENAEQQQLNHATRRQGQHNGRYHRGSSAHRGRGYDAGQPSHGANAERRKGSTHLEYQPVGSNKPSDFQQNPSADGQSAGPPAPGPVYRERGHNRGHRPPGGHFVKRNPAPAPAPAPAPNSYREE
- the LOC123119725 gene encoding protein MODIFIER OF SNC1 1 isoform X1, coding for MQVQAHITFHLGPSADRSARAFFGPFSPSYLWAAPTRKSGMTVLGKIPKPINLPSQRLENQGLDPNVEIVPKGTLTWGSKPGPTTPNAWNSSSLLSPKKDGNSGAPSQFNGRPSSGGGSRPSTAGSESLDSPNAWGPNSRPSSASGTLPSQNVPVVTNRPRSAETRPGSSQLSRFADNPSDNMNVSIRTVDRSGSSHGHAFTLSTGDFPTLGSEKISESNSQRGHSSKGRPTSSSGKDGTQNDTGKSLSAGSGEVVRPPNNQPADIMKTDQQAHDGSAPFPATGPPNGAQQPQPYPPNYCMPPPQFDSWRAPPGHPPEGMWHRGPGGPYRPVGPSSNFPVEPFPYYGQFPPNSEAAARQGSGHGGYHSKNADAYHSMTPTSYVMNQPVIPARPVYQGPIPYDGYYAPQRPNFNNANVRDSPFIGGPHQPGILNQFPNQNEKFQPGHSPSRAVKHEASPKELSESDRVQLICRGQTRILHDNPDRLVGPGEVERKSQPAPPLLPHPDGNRNDVNTKADTRNTPSERNMVLMKSVHDNRGPNRTSHSSVLENAHSHPRETDDGAHLKKLKEDNLPLDQQPIIKKNAALIEKIGSLNNKARNVDARNVAEAFSNKEIKEKQLKNADSKADRVIKDVPSTPAITAFASAYGQAACVSPRSPVVQKLQKGPNDGGVVGPLHSHFAEASKSGKLGVSTHDRTHRRADSSRNSHHGPAKDMPPNNTTGHGRGENYATESLPVVQVRNSQHDQPLEHVSQLPPDDMPASPDYESQRVKMRELAVQRAKQLQAEEEERTKRQKAKALAKLEELNKRSSVHQKDSSDPPPENDDVRNKQKAGVDGTTEPASSTAESHDVTVLDNVSILQPPNEPKDTAVPAQPMSTLLHTEGTGKDPSGHNTSTSGMNTQSNMTEHIAHKSISLSHDVSVPKPRQGNRKRHAVSEDKILGEKSSVAVNTENVKKAVEVSLDTSTAVVTSHDDPPAHSKKSARNSRNKKKVDDAPATSKYPPMVLGQQNTPGISSEPKIKTAGVIISSSILPAENTVLTVGSITVGGISFGSFNQERLKLPEEAQSTANSRPKPQQAKGSKKIQHAIRPVEKPHGNESVVWAPVKPSGWNEPSEEANVAVAARPKPIGKGTTDGENVTRTKRAEMERYVPKPLSKELQQQNLEQNLPVEKSSVENKSNDNEKLTAAKEPKKWEDRKTSKGHGKSHSSWRRRNTDDSSSVVPIPSERADSYQESHEVQRPSDKHPQLEPDKQADYAAGNSLAPAEAVELPASAAKEHAAANRQRRQHVKGPKNEASNYSNENRDGRKDVNHMSTRGMDANSSEHRNMSKPEVKSSAAHSRAHWKPKSSHSQNNSQGNNTTEGQVDSATLQDSSNRNSNQGKGDMTNVDENQKGESHENAEQQQLNHATRRQGQHNGRYHRGSSAHRGRGYDAGQPSHGANAERRKGSTHLEYQPVGSNKPSDFQQNPSADGQSAGPPAPGPVYRERGHNRGHRPPGGHFVKRNPAPAPAPAPAPNSYREE
- the LOC123119725 gene encoding protein MODIFIER OF SNC1 1 isoform X3; the protein is MASSLLTTDKRWAAPTRKSGMTVLGKIPKPINLPSQRLENQGLDPNVEIVPKGTLTWGSKPGPTTPNAWNSSSLLSPKKDGNSGAPSQFNGRPSSGGGSRPSTAGSESLDSPNAWGPNSRPSSASGTLPSQNVPVVTNRPRSAETRPGSSQLSRFADNPSDNMNVSIRTVDRSGSSHGHAFTLSTGDFPTLGSEKISESNSQRGHSSKGRPTSSSGKDGTQNDTGKSLSAGSGEVVRPPNNQPADIMKTDQQAHDGSAPFPATGPPNGAQQPQPYPPNYCMPPPQFDSWRAPPGHPPEGMWHRGPGGPYRPVGPSSNFPVEPFPYYGQFPPNSEAAARQGSGHGGYHSKNADAYHSMTPTSYVMNQPVIPARPVYQGPIPYDGYYAPQRPNFNNANVRDSPFIGGPHQPGILNQFPNQNEKFQPGHSPSRAVKHEASPKELSESDRVQLICRGQTRILHDNPDRLVGPGEVERKSQPAPPLLPHPDGNRNDVNTKADTRNTPSERNMVLMKSVHDNRGPNRTSHSSVLENAHSHPRETDDGAHLKKLKEDNLPLDQQPIIKKNAALIEKIGSLNNKARNVDARNVAEAFSNKEIKEKQLKNADSKADRVIKDVPSTPAITAFASAYGQAACVSPRSPVVQKLQKGPNDGGVVGPLHSHFAEASKSGKLGVSTHDRTHRRADSSRNSHHGPAKDMPPNNTTGHGRGENYATESLPVVQVRNSQHDQPLEHVSQLPPDDMPASPDYESQRVKMRELAVQRAKQLQAEEEERTKRQKAKALAKLEELNKRSSVHQKDSSDPPPENDDVRNKQKAGVDGTTEPASSTAESHDVTVLDNVSILQPPNEPKDTAVPAQPMSTLLHTEGTGKDPSGHNTSTSGMNTQSNMTEHIAHKSISLSHDVSVPKPRQGNRKRHAVSEDKILGEKSSVAVNTENVKKAVEVSLDTSTAVVTSHDDPPAHSKKSARNSRNKKKVDDAPATSKYPPMVLGQQNTPGISSEPKIKTAGVIISSSILPAENTVLTVGSITVGGISFGSFNQERLKLPEEAQSTANSRPKPQQAKGSKKIQHAIRPVEKPHGNESVVWAPVKPSGWNEPSEEANVAVAARPKPIGKGTTDGENVTRTKRAEMERYVPKPLSKELQQQNLEQNLPVEKSSVENKSNDNEKLTAAKEPKKWEDRKTSKGHGKSHSSWRRRNTDDSSSVVPIPSERADSYQESHEVQRPSDKHPQLEPDKQADYAAGNSLAPAEAVELPASAAKEHAAANRQRRQHVKGPKNEASNYSNENRDGRKDVNHMSTRGMDANSSEHRNMSKPEVKSSAAHSRAHWKPKSSHSQNNSQGNNTTEGQVDSATLQDSSNRNSNQGKGDMTNVDENQKGESHENAEQQQLNHATRRQGQHNGRYHRGSSAHRGRGYDAGQPSHGANAERRKGSTHLEYQPVGSNKPSDFQQNPSADGQSAGPPAPGPVYRERGHNRGHRPPGGHFVKRNPAPAPAPAPAPNSYREE